One segment of Phaeacidiphilus oryzae TH49 DNA contains the following:
- a CDS encoding roadblock/LC7 domain-containing protein — protein sequence MPNLETALKDALAIDGAFGVALVDYNSGLALGSLGNSPDFDLNIAAAAITDVVRAKLRALEMLSLHQEALEDMLITLSGQYHVVRPMTAQSGQGIFLYLALDRARANLALARHQMKLIEQSLEL from the coding sequence ATGCCGAACCTGGAGACCGCGCTCAAGGACGCCCTGGCCATCGACGGCGCCTTCGGCGTCGCCCTGGTCGACTACAACAGCGGCCTCGCCCTCGGTTCACTCGGCAACTCGCCCGATTTCGACCTGAACATCGCCGCCGCCGCCATCACCGACGTCGTCCGGGCGAAGCTGCGCGCCCTGGAGATGCTCAGCCTCCACCAGGAGGCACTGGAGGACATGCTGATCACCCTGTCCGGCCAGTACCACGTGGTCCGGCCGATGACCGCGCAGTCCGGCCAGGGCATCTTCCTCTACCTGGCCCTGGACCGGGCCCGGGCCAATCTCGCGCTGGCCCGCCACCAGATGAAGCTCATCGAGCAGTCGCTGGAGCTCTGA
- a CDS encoding GntR family transcriptional regulator, with protein sequence MSLGPSSGPLPSRTVVVLESIKHAILTGRLVQGQPLVETELAARLGVSKTPVREALKTLAGTGLVTMSQYKGAQVRVVDAALAQSVCDVRQLLEPEALRRTVLAGVEWAAAEEALLAADVAVDPADRSQANRDFHRALYLPCGNPLLVRMLDDLRDQAALVSLAARETHPGWDRDAAEHREILDAARAGAADRAGELLRRHIAAFAEHVE encoded by the coding sequence CTGAGCCTGGGGCCGTCCTCCGGCCCCCTTCCCTCGCGGACGGTGGTGGTGCTGGAATCCATCAAGCACGCGATCCTCACCGGGCGTCTGGTGCAGGGGCAGCCGCTGGTCGAGACGGAGCTGGCGGCCCGACTCGGGGTGTCCAAGACCCCCGTCCGGGAGGCGCTCAAGACCCTGGCCGGCACCGGTCTGGTCACCATGAGCCAGTACAAGGGCGCGCAGGTGCGGGTGGTGGACGCGGCGCTGGCCCAGTCCGTCTGCGACGTCCGCCAGCTGCTGGAGCCGGAGGCGCTGCGCCGCACGGTGCTGGCCGGCGTCGAGTGGGCGGCCGCCGAGGAGGCCCTGCTGGCGGCCGACGTCGCGGTCGACCCCGCCGACCGCAGCCAGGCGAACCGGGACTTCCATCGCGCGCTCTACCTCCCCTGCGGCAACCCGCTGCTGGTGCGGATGCTGGACGATCTGCGCGACCAGGCGGCACTGGTCTCCCTCGCGGCCAGAGAGACCCACCCCGGATGGGACCGGGACGCGGCCGAGCACCGGGAGATCCTGGACGCGGCCCGGGCCGGCGCCGCCGACCGGGCCGGGGAGCTGCTGCGCCGCCATATCGCGGCCTTCGCCGAGCACGTGGAGTGA
- a CDS encoding aspartate aminotransferase family protein, translating into MGALLAARGGEAYQLHAKYLNHQLPRMLHTIGFDKTYTRAEGAHFYDAEGNDYLDMLAGFGIFALGRHHPVVRKAIEDVMELDLPNLTRFHCEALPGLLAEKLLSHAPHLDRVFFGNSGTEAVETALKFARCATGKSRILYNTHSFHGLTTGSLSVNGDDSFRKGFSPLLPDTAVPLGDLDALERELRRGDVAALIVEPIQGHGVHIAPDGYLRAAQDLLHKHKALLIADEVQTGIARTGDFWAYEHEEGVEPDLVCAAKALSGGYIPVGATLGKDWIFQKVYSSMDRVLVHSASFGSNAQAMAAGLAALTVIENEGITEHVRRTGDYFRGRLAALKDRYEMLADVRGRGLMIGIEFGRPKSLKLRTGWTALQAARKGLFAQMVVVPLLQRHRILTQVSGDNIEVIKLIPPLIVGEKEADRFVDAFTSIMDEAHAGTGLMRDFGRTLIKQAVANRG; encoded by the coding sequence ATCGGGGCGCTGCTGGCGGCGCGCGGCGGGGAGGCCTACCAGCTGCACGCGAAGTACCTCAACCACCAGCTGCCGCGGATGCTGCACACCATCGGCTTCGACAAGACCTACACCCGGGCCGAGGGCGCGCACTTCTACGACGCCGAGGGCAACGACTACCTCGACATGCTGGCCGGTTTCGGGATCTTCGCCCTCGGCCGGCACCACCCGGTGGTGCGCAAGGCCATCGAGGACGTCATGGAGCTGGACCTGCCCAACCTCACCCGCTTCCACTGCGAGGCGCTGCCCGGGCTGCTCGCCGAGAAGCTCCTCTCCCACGCCCCCCACCTGGACCGGGTGTTCTTCGGCAACAGCGGCACCGAGGCGGTGGAGACCGCCCTGAAGTTCGCCCGCTGCGCCACCGGCAAAAGCCGCATCCTCTACAACACCCACTCCTTCCACGGCCTGACCACCGGCTCGCTCTCGGTCAACGGCGACGACAGCTTCCGCAAGGGCTTCAGCCCGCTGCTGCCGGACACCGCCGTCCCCCTCGGCGACCTGGACGCGCTCGAACGCGAACTGCGCCGGGGCGACGTGGCCGCGCTGATCGTGGAGCCGATCCAGGGCCACGGCGTCCACATCGCCCCCGACGGCTACCTCCGGGCTGCCCAGGACCTGCTGCACAAGCATAAGGCGCTGCTGATCGCCGACGAGGTGCAGACCGGTATCGCCCGCACCGGCGACTTCTGGGCCTACGAGCACGAGGAGGGCGTCGAGCCCGACCTGGTCTGCGCGGCCAAGGCACTCTCCGGCGGCTACATCCCGGTCGGCGCCACCCTGGGCAAGGACTGGATCTTCCAGAAGGTCTACTCCTCGATGGACCGGGTGCTGGTCCACTCGGCCAGCTTCGGTTCCAACGCCCAGGCGATGGCGGCGGGGCTGGCCGCGCTCACCGTGATCGAGAACGAGGGGATCACCGAGCACGTCCGCCGCACCGGCGACTACTTCCGCGGCCGGCTCGCGGCGCTCAAGGACCGCTACGAGATGCTGGCCGACGTCCGCGGCCGCGGGCTGATGATCGGCATCGAGTTCGGCCGCCCCAAGTCGCTGAAGCTGCGCACCGGCTGGACCGCCCTGCAGGCCGCCCGCAAGGGGCTGTTCGCGCAGATGGTGGTGGTCCCGCTGCTCCAGCGGCACCGCATCCTCACCCAGGTCTCCGGGGACAACATCGAGGTCATCAAGCTGATCCCGCCGCTGATCGTGGGGGAGAAGGAGGCAGACCGCTTCGTCGACGCCTTCACGAGCATCATGGACGAGGCCCACGCCGGCACCGGACTGATGCGCGACTTCGGCCGCACGCTGATCAAGCAGGCGGTGGCGAACCGCGGCTGA
- the dxs gene encoding 1-deoxy-D-xylulose-5-phosphate synthase, translated as MSLLPAITGPKDLRALPADRLPDLAEEIRSFLISEVAKTGGHLGPNLGVVELTIALHRVFESPQDRILFDTGHQCYVHKLLTGRQDFSRLKKSGGLSGYPSRAESEHDVIENSHASTVLGYADGLAKANKLRGRTDRAVVAVIGDGALTGGMAWEAINNIAEAEDRPVVIVVNDNERSYSPTIGGLADHLATLRTSRGYERFLSWGKEQLQRTPLLGGPLYDALHGAKKGYKDAVTPQGMFEDLGLKYVGPVDGHDEQAVESALRRAKGFGGPVIVHCITEKGRGYRPAEEDQADHFHQVGAIDPETGKPLSASSGTSWTSVLGGELLALAREREDIVALTAAMPGPLGLTRFAEEFPDRFYDVGIAEQHATVSAAGLATGGLHPVFAVYSTFLNRAFDQVLMDVALHRLGVTFVLDRAGTTGSDGPSHNGMWDLSILRVVPGLRIAAPRDADQLRAELREAVEVDDAPTVLRYPKATVGPAIPAIDRVGGVDVLARTAAPAKASASGSAPADGLDADVLLVAVGTTAEACLDAAERLAVDGVGCTVVDPRWVKPVDPAIPELAARHRMVVTVEDSGRASGTGAAVAQAIRDAGVRTPARDLGLPQEFLIHASRNEILEQAGLTGPGIASATADLLREQRRAAAGRAAARKRAAARRSARAETLARSAAAAPIEEGDPSRGI; from the coding sequence GTGTCACTCCTCCCCGCCATCACCGGCCCCAAGGACCTGCGCGCTCTTCCCGCGGACCGACTGCCCGACCTCGCCGAGGAGATCCGGTCCTTCCTGATCAGCGAGGTGGCCAAGACCGGCGGCCACCTCGGCCCCAACCTCGGGGTGGTCGAGCTGACCATCGCCCTCCACCGGGTCTTCGAGTCCCCGCAGGACCGGATCCTCTTCGACACCGGCCACCAGTGCTATGTGCACAAGCTGCTGACCGGGCGGCAGGACTTCTCCCGGCTGAAGAAGTCCGGCGGCCTCTCCGGCTACCCGTCCCGCGCCGAGTCCGAGCACGACGTGATCGAGAACTCCCACGCCTCCACCGTCCTCGGTTACGCCGACGGCCTGGCCAAGGCCAACAAGCTGCGCGGCCGGACCGACCGCGCGGTGGTCGCGGTGATCGGCGACGGGGCGCTGACCGGCGGGATGGCCTGGGAGGCGATCAACAACATCGCCGAGGCCGAGGACCGCCCGGTGGTGATCGTGGTCAACGACAACGAGCGCTCGTACTCGCCGACCATCGGCGGTCTCGCCGACCACCTCGCCACCCTGCGCACCTCCCGCGGCTACGAGCGCTTCCTCTCCTGGGGGAAGGAGCAGCTCCAGCGCACGCCGCTGCTCGGCGGCCCGCTCTACGACGCCCTCCACGGGGCCAAGAAGGGCTACAAGGACGCGGTCACCCCGCAGGGGATGTTCGAGGACCTCGGGCTGAAGTACGTCGGCCCGGTGGACGGCCACGACGAGCAGGCGGTGGAGTCGGCGCTGCGCCGGGCCAAGGGGTTCGGCGGCCCGGTGATCGTCCACTGCATCACCGAGAAGGGCCGCGGCTACCGACCCGCCGAGGAGGACCAGGCCGACCACTTCCACCAGGTCGGCGCGATCGACCCGGAGACCGGCAAGCCGCTCTCCGCCTCCTCCGGGACCTCCTGGACCTCGGTGCTCGGCGGCGAGCTCCTAGCCCTGGCCCGCGAGCGGGAGGACATCGTCGCGCTCACCGCGGCCATGCCGGGACCGCTCGGGCTCACCAGGTTCGCCGAGGAGTTCCCGGACCGCTTCTACGACGTCGGCATCGCCGAGCAGCACGCCACGGTCTCCGCCGCAGGACTGGCCACCGGCGGGCTCCACCCGGTCTTCGCGGTCTACTCGACCTTCCTCAACCGGGCCTTCGACCAGGTGCTGATGGACGTTGCCCTGCACCGGCTGGGCGTCACCTTCGTCCTGGACCGTGCCGGCACCACCGGCAGCGACGGGCCCAGCCACAACGGCATGTGGGACCTCTCCATCCTGCGGGTCGTCCCCGGGCTGCGGATCGCCGCCCCGCGCGACGCCGACCAGCTGCGCGCCGAGCTGCGCGAGGCGGTGGAGGTGGACGACGCCCCGACCGTGCTCCGCTACCCCAAGGCCACCGTGGGCCCGGCCATCCCCGCGATCGACCGGGTCGGCGGCGTGGATGTGCTGGCCCGTACGGCGGCGCCGGCGAAGGCGTCCGCGTCCGGGTCCGCGCCGGCGGACGGCCTGGACGCCGACGTGCTGCTGGTCGCGGTCGGCACCACCGCCGAGGCCTGCCTGGACGCCGCCGAGCGGCTTGCCGTGGACGGCGTCGGCTGCACCGTCGTCGACCCCCGCTGGGTCAAACCCGTCGACCCCGCCATCCCCGAACTCGCCGCCAGGCACCGGATGGTGGTCACCGTCGAGGACAGCGGCCGGGCCTCCGGCACCGGCGCGGCCGTCGCCCAGGCGATCCGCGACGCCGGCGTCCGCACCCCCGCCCGCGACCTGGGGCTCCCGCAGGAGTTCCTGATCCACGCCTCGCGGAACGAGATCCTGGAGCAGGCCGGGCTCACCGGCCCGGGGATCGCCTCCGCCACCGCGGACCTGCTGCGCGAACAGCGGCGGGCCGCGGCCGGCCGGGCGGCCGCCCGCAAGCGCGCCGCCGCCCGCCGCTCCGCCCGTGCCGAGACCCTCGCCCGGTCCGCGGCCGCCGCCCCGATCGAAGAAGGAGACCCCTCCCGTGGCATCTGA
- the hpnH gene encoding adenosyl-hopene transferase HpnH — translation MAMPLRQSMRIGTYLMQQKLLKRREKFPLLVELEPLFACNLKCEGCGKIQHPAGVLKQRMPVAQAVGAVLESGAPMVSIAGGEPLMHPQIDEIVRQLVEKKKYVFLCTNALLMRKKLDKFTPSPYFAFTVHIDGLRERHDASVAKEGTFDEAVEAIKEAKRRGFRVTTNSTFFNTDTPQTVIEVLDYLNDELKVDEMMISPGYAYEKAPDQEHFLGVQQTRELFKKSFADGRRKKWRLNHSPLFLDFLEGKVDYECTAWGIPNYSLFGWQRPCYLMADGYVPTYRELVEETDWSKYGRGKDPRCENCMAHCGYEPTAVLATMGSLRDTIRSAKETVLANRV, via the coding sequence ATGGCCATGCCGCTGCGCCAGTCCATGCGGATCGGCACCTACCTGATGCAGCAGAAACTGCTGAAGCGGCGCGAGAAGTTTCCACTGCTGGTGGAGCTCGAACCGCTTTTTGCCTGCAACCTGAAGTGCGAGGGCTGCGGAAAGATCCAGCACCCGGCCGGAGTACTCAAGCAGCGGATGCCGGTCGCCCAGGCGGTCGGCGCGGTGCTGGAGTCCGGCGCGCCGATGGTCTCCATCGCCGGCGGAGAGCCGCTGATGCACCCGCAGATCGACGAGATCGTCCGGCAGCTGGTGGAGAAGAAGAAGTACGTCTTCCTCTGCACCAACGCGCTGCTGATGCGGAAGAAGCTGGACAAGTTCACCCCGTCGCCGTACTTCGCCTTCACCGTCCACATCGACGGCCTGCGCGAGCGGCACGACGCCTCGGTGGCCAAGGAGGGCACCTTCGACGAGGCGGTGGAGGCCATCAAGGAGGCCAAGCGGCGGGGCTTCCGGGTCACCACCAACTCGACCTTCTTCAACACCGACACCCCGCAGACCGTCATCGAGGTGCTGGACTACCTCAACGACGAGCTCAAGGTCGACGAGATGATGATCTCGCCCGGCTACGCCTATGAGAAGGCCCCCGACCAGGAGCACTTCCTCGGCGTCCAGCAGACCCGCGAGCTGTTCAAGAAGTCCTTCGCCGACGGTCGCCGGAAGAAGTGGCGGCTCAACCACTCGCCGCTCTTCCTGGACTTCCTCGAGGGCAAGGTGGACTACGAGTGCACCGCCTGGGGGATCCCCAACTACTCCCTCTTCGGCTGGCAGCGCCCCTGCTACCTGATGGCGGACGGCTACGTCCCGACCTACCGGGAACTGGTCGAGGAGACCGACTGGTCCAAGTACGGCCGGGGCAAGGACCCGCGGTGCGAGAACTGCATGGCGCACTGCGGCTACGAGCCGACGGCGGTCCTGGCCACCATGGGCTCGCTGCGGGACACCATCCGCAGCGCCAAGGAGACCGTCCTCGCCAACCGCGTCTGA
- a CDS encoding phosphorylase family protein encodes MTAGPLLLACALSAERVALRPVARAVARADGAPGGDGPGPGPEVRLLCTGMGPQRSGRSVRAELTTRQLPYGALAFVGFGAAVRPGVRPGDVLVADEVEDADGTAGATSGVKSLVDALERAGCTVHTGPLYSADRVVRGDARSALSERGVLGVDMETAAALRAARNLRPELPVAALRVVVDTPERELLRPATLTGGLRAWRVLRRLGPALGAWYRDPHPLPSPLLERPS; translated from the coding sequence ATGACCGCCGGTCCGTTGCTGCTGGCCTGCGCGCTCTCCGCGGAGCGCGTGGCGCTGCGCCCCGTCGCGCGGGCGGTCGCCCGTGCGGACGGGGCGCCGGGCGGCGACGGGCCGGGGCCGGGCCCCGAGGTACGGCTGCTGTGCACCGGGATGGGTCCCCAGCGCAGCGGCCGGTCCGTGCGCGCGGAGTTGACGACGCGTCAACTCCCGTATGGCGCACTGGCTTTCGTGGGATTCGGGGCGGCCGTCCGGCCGGGAGTACGGCCGGGTGACGTCCTGGTTGCCGATGAGGTGGAGGATGCGGACGGTACGGCTGGTGCGACGAGTGGCGTGAAGTCGCTCGTCGACGCCCTGGAGAGGGCCGGGTGCACCGTGCACACGGGCCCGCTCTACTCCGCGGACCGGGTGGTGCGCGGCGACGCGCGCTCCGCGCTGTCCGAGCGCGGGGTGCTCGGCGTCGACATGGAGACCGCCGCCGCCCTGCGGGCCGCCCGGAACCTGCGGCCCGAACTCCCCGTCGCGGCGCTGCGCGTGGTGGTCGACACCCCCGAGCGCGAGCTCCTCCGGCCGGCCACCCTCACCGGCGGCCTGCGCGCCTGGCGGGTGCTGCGCCGGCTGGGGCCCGCGCTCGGCGCCTGGTACCGCGACCCGCATCCCCTGCCCTCACCTCTACTTGAACGTCCTTCCTAA
- the shc gene encoding squalene--hopene cyclase, translated as MTSTADGRLDSRNEADSTVDATPDAGAGASSTVPAAADEAADEASETKGGTPVPDAAETLRRAGEYLLSLQDETGWWKGDLETNVTMDAEDLLLREFLGIRTPEVTETAANWIRSQQQPDGTWNTFYGGPPELSATVEAYTALKLAGDDPDDEHMKKAAEWIREQGGIAATRVFTRIWLALFGWYPWDRLPELPPEVILLPKQIPLNIYSFASWARGTIVPLTIVSAFRPVRPGPFPLSELHTDPSNPFPRKPFSPANTWDGFFERLDRVLHLYHHRAVRPLRRLAMRQSAAWIVERQEADGCWGGIQPPTVYSIMALHLMGYSLNHPVIVKGLASLERYSIHYASEDGSTRRMIEACQSPVWDTCLATIALADAGLPADHPQLVKAADWMLDEEITKRSDWAVQRPGAAAGGWAFEFDNDNYPDTDDSAEVMLALRRVLVSDPERRDAAIRRGVEWLWAMQSKNGAWGAFDVDNTNTLPTKPPFCDFGEVIDPPSADVTAHIVELLAEVGLADDPRTRRAVDWLLREQEPDGSWFGRWGTNYVYGTGSVVPALVAAGVPRDHIAVRRAVRWVREHQNEDGGWGEDMRSYVDRSWAGRGNSTASQTGWALMALLAAGEKGEVVDRGVDWLSRTQRADGGWDEPEFTGTGFPWDFSLNYHLYRLVWPLTALGRYVHGTPLGAVGEHRATAGANPA; from the coding sequence ATGACATCAACTGCGGACGGCCGACTCGACTCCCGGAACGAAGCCGATTCGACCGTGGACGCGACGCCGGACGCCGGGGCGGGCGCTTCGTCCACAGTGCCGGCGGCCGCCGACGAGGCCGCCGACGAGGCTTCTGAAACCAAGGGGGGGACACCGGTCCCGGACGCCGCGGAGACGCTGCGCCGGGCCGGCGAGTACCTGCTCTCGCTGCAGGACGAGACCGGCTGGTGGAAGGGCGACCTGGAGACCAACGTCACCATGGACGCCGAGGACCTGCTGCTCCGGGAGTTCCTGGGGATCCGCACGCCGGAGGTCACCGAGACGGCGGCCAACTGGATCCGCTCGCAGCAGCAGCCGGACGGTACCTGGAACACCTTCTACGGCGGACCGCCGGAGCTCTCCGCGACGGTGGAGGCGTACACCGCGCTCAAGCTGGCCGGTGACGATCCGGACGACGAGCACATGAAGAAGGCCGCGGAGTGGATCCGGGAGCAGGGCGGGATCGCCGCCACCCGGGTCTTCACCCGGATCTGGCTGGCGCTCTTCGGCTGGTACCCGTGGGACCGGCTGCCCGAGCTGCCGCCCGAGGTCATCCTGCTGCCCAAGCAGATCCCGCTGAACATCTACTCGTTCGCCAGCTGGGCGCGGGGCACCATCGTCCCGCTGACCATCGTCTCCGCGTTCCGGCCGGTGCGGCCGGGGCCGTTCCCGCTCAGCGAGCTGCACACGGACCCGTCGAATCCGTTTCCGAGGAAACCGTTCTCTCCGGCCAACACCTGGGACGGCTTCTTCGAGCGCCTGGACCGGGTGCTCCACCTCTACCACCACCGGGCGGTCCGCCCGCTGCGCCGGCTGGCGATGCGCCAGTCCGCGGCCTGGATCGTGGAGCGGCAGGAGGCGGACGGCTGCTGGGGCGGGATCCAGCCGCCGACGGTGTACTCGATCATGGCCCTCCATCTGATGGGCTACTCGCTGAACCACCCGGTCATCGTCAAGGGCCTGGCCTCGCTGGAGCGCTACTCGATCCACTACGCCTCCGAGGACGGCAGCACCCGGCGGATGATCGAGGCCTGCCAGTCCCCGGTCTGGGACACCTGTCTGGCCACCATCGCCCTCGCCGACGCCGGCCTTCCGGCCGACCACCCGCAGCTGGTCAAGGCGGCGGACTGGATGCTCGACGAGGAGATCACCAAGCGCAGCGACTGGGCGGTGCAGCGGCCCGGGGCCGCGGCCGGCGGCTGGGCCTTCGAGTTCGACAACGACAACTACCCGGACACCGACGACTCCGCCGAGGTCATGCTGGCGCTGCGCCGGGTGCTGGTGAGCGACCCGGAGCGGCGGGACGCGGCGATCCGGCGCGGGGTCGAGTGGCTGTGGGCGATGCAGTCCAAGAACGGCGCCTGGGGCGCCTTCGACGTGGACAACACCAACACCCTGCCGACGAAGCCGCCGTTCTGCGACTTCGGCGAGGTCATCGACCCGCCCTCCGCGGACGTCACCGCGCACATCGTCGAACTCCTCGCGGAGGTCGGCCTGGCCGACGACCCGCGCACCCGGCGGGCGGTGGACTGGCTGCTGCGCGAGCAGGAGCCGGACGGCTCCTGGTTCGGCCGCTGGGGCACCAACTACGTGTACGGCACCGGCTCGGTGGTACCCGCCCTTGTCGCGGCAGGTGTGCCGCGGGACCACATCGCCGTCCGGCGCGCGGTGCGCTGGGTGCGCGAGCACCAGAACGAGGACGGCGGCTGGGGGGAGGACATGCGCTCCTACGTCGACCGGTCCTGGGCCGGGCGCGGCAACTCCACCGCCTCGCAGACCGGTTGGGCCCTGATGGCCCTGCTGGCCGCGGGGGAGAAGGGGGAGGTCGTGGACCGCGGCGTCGACTGGCTGAGCCGCACCCAGCGGGCCGACGGCGGCTGGGACGAGCCGGAGTTCACCGGGACCGGGTTCCCGTGGGACTTCTCCCTCAACTACCACCTCTACCGCCTGGTCTGGCCGCTCACCGCGCTCGGCCGCTACGTCCACGGCACCCCCCTGGGAGCCGTCGGCGAGCACCGTGCCACCGCGGGGGCGAACCCGGCATGA
- the hpnE gene encoding hydroxysqualene dehydroxylase HpnE has product MTDRQRTAVVVGGGLAGITAALRLADAGLSVTLVEGRPRLGGLAFSFRRGSAAGDLWVDNGQHVFLRCCTAYRGLLQRLDATGLVHLQRRLDVPVLALRERGESAADSPLRLGRLRRSGLPVPLHLSGSLSRYPHLSVGERAMVARAALALRTLDLDDPALDERSFGDWLREQRQSPGAVAALWDLVGVATLNARADDVSLALAAMVFKTGLLSEPGAADIGWSRVPLGAIHHDAAGAALDRAGVRVLLRTRVEELKSSEATPYSSPTHEQRYDRRSEGRSHSLLLTGERLPGGSERLEADTVVLAVPQDTARELLPPGALEHPERLDALGTAPILNVHVLYDRKVLRRPFFAALGSSVQWVFDRTEHSGLAGGGQYLALSQSAAQDEIDLPVGELRRRYLPELERLLPAARTARVTEFFVTRERKATFAPVPGSAPLRARPRTRIPDLYLAGAWTATGWPATMEGAVRSGHAAADQALSGGSREAPRGAAEGARWTEGSRP; this is encoded by the coding sequence ATGACGGACCGTCAACGTACGGCCGTGGTCGTCGGCGGCGGCCTGGCCGGGATCACGGCCGCGCTGCGGCTGGCCGACGCGGGCTTGTCGGTGACGCTCGTGGAGGGCCGGCCCAGGCTGGGCGGCCTGGCCTTCTCCTTCCGCCGCGGTTCGGCCGCGGGCGATCTGTGGGTGGACAACGGCCAGCACGTCTTCCTCCGCTGCTGCACCGCGTACCGCGGGCTGCTGCAGCGTCTCGACGCGACCGGCCTGGTGCATCTGCAGCGCAGGCTGGACGTTCCGGTGCTGGCGCTGCGCGAGCGGGGCGAGAGCGCGGCCGACTCCCCGCTGCGGCTGGGCCGGCTGCGCCGGTCCGGTCTGCCGGTTCCGCTGCATCTCAGCGGCTCCCTCTCGCGCTATCCGCACCTCAGCGTGGGGGAGCGGGCGATGGTGGCGCGCGCCGCCCTCGCGCTTCGAACGCTGGACCTGGACGACCCCGCGCTGGACGAGCGTTCCTTCGGTGACTGGCTGCGCGAGCAGCGGCAGTCCCCGGGGGCCGTCGCGGCGCTCTGGGACCTGGTCGGAGTGGCCACGCTGAACGCCCGGGCCGACGACGTGTCGCTCGCGCTGGCGGCGATGGTCTTCAAGACCGGGCTGCTGAGCGAGCCGGGGGCGGCGGACATCGGCTGGTCCCGGGTCCCGCTGGGCGCCATCCACCACGACGCGGCGGGGGCCGCGCTGGACCGGGCCGGGGTGCGGGTCCTCCTCCGGACCCGGGTCGAGGAGCTCAAGTCCTCGGAAGCCACCCCCTACAGTTCGCCCACACACGAACAGCGTTATGATCGCCGTTCGGAAGGGCGTTCGCACAGTCTGCTGCTGACCGGCGAGCGCCTTCCCGGCGGATCGGAGCGGCTGGAGGCGGACACCGTGGTGCTTGCGGTTCCGCAGGACACCGCCAGGGAGCTGCTTCCGCCCGGAGCCCTCGAACACCCCGAGCGGCTGGACGCCCTCGGCACCGCGCCGATCCTCAACGTCCACGTGCTGTACGACCGCAAGGTGCTGCGGCGGCCGTTCTTCGCCGCCCTCGGCTCCTCGGTGCAGTGGGTCTTCGACCGCACCGAGCACTCCGGTCTCGCCGGCGGGGGCCAGTACCTGGCGCTCTCCCAGTCGGCCGCGCAGGACGAGATCGACCTCCCGGTCGGCGAGCTGCGCCGGCGCTATCTGCCGGAGCTGGAGCGGCTGCTGCCGGCCGCGCGGACCGCCCGGGTCACGGAGTTCTTCGTCACCCGGGAGCGCAAGGCGACCTTCGCACCCGTCCCCGGCTCGGCGCCGCTCAGGGCGCGGCCGCGCACCCGGATCCCGGACCTCTACCTGGCCGGGGCGTGGACCGCCACCGGGTGGCCCGCGACCATGGAGGGCGCCGTCCGCAGCGGTCACGCCGCCGCCGACCAGGCACTCTCCGGGGGCTCGCGGGAGGCGCCGAGGGGGGCGGCGGAGGGAGCCCGGTGGACTGAGGGGAGCAGGCCGTGA
- the hpnD gene encoding presqualene diphosphate synthase HpnD, protein MSRAVEGPSPAFPQAIPQVMAAYKYCEAVTSHQARNFSYGIRLLPGPKRRAMQAVYALARRIDDIGDGGWDDDRKAEQLLATRRLLDELRSRSVDPDDIDPVKVALADSVARFDIPIDAFDELIDGVEMDVRGAEYRTFDELRTYCRCVAGTIGRLSLGVFGSSDPKQADEYADSLGLALQLTNILRDVREDAGNGRTYLPAEDLARFGCQEGFGAAVPSPGADFAGLVSFEARRAQEYFDEGLRLLPMLDRRSRACVAAMAGIYHRLLERIAEDPGGVLRGRVSLPPWEKAYVAVSGLVGGRAS, encoded by the coding sequence GTGAGCCGGGCAGTGGAGGGACCATCTCCGGCATTCCCTCAGGCCATCCCTCAGGTGATGGCCGCCTACAAGTACTGTGAGGCGGTGACGAGCCACCAGGCTCGCAACTTCTCCTACGGGATCAGGCTTCTTCCCGGCCCCAAGCGCCGGGCGATGCAGGCGGTCTACGCCCTGGCCCGGCGGATCGACGACATCGGGGACGGCGGCTGGGACGACGACCGCAAGGCCGAGCAGCTGCTGGCCACCCGCCGGCTGCTGGACGAGCTCCGGTCGCGCAGCGTCGACCCGGACGACATCGATCCGGTGAAGGTCGCGCTGGCCGACTCGGTGGCCCGCTTCGACATCCCCATCGACGCGTTCGACGAACTGATTGACGGCGTCGAGATGGATGTGCGAGGCGCCGAGTACCGCACCTTCGACGAGCTGCGCACCTACTGCCGCTGCGTGGCCGGGACCATCGGCCGGCTGTCGCTCGGCGTGTTCGGCTCCTCCGACCCCAAGCAGGCGGACGAGTACGCGGACAGCCTCGGCCTCGCCCTTCAGCTCACCAACATCCTGCGGGACGTGCGGGAGGACGCCGGCAACGGCCGCACCTACCTGCCCGCCGAGGACCTGGCCCGGTTCGGCTGCCAGGAGGGCTTCGGCGCCGCCGTCCCCTCGCCCGGCGCCGACTTCGCCGGCCTGGTCTCCTTCGAGGCGCGCCGCGCCCAGGAGTACTTCGACGAGGGGCTCCGCCTGCTGCCGATGCTGGACCGGCGCAGCCGCGCCTGCGTGGCGGCGATGGCCGGCATCTACCACCGGCTGCTGGAGCGGATCGCCGAGGACCCGGGCGGCGTGCTGCGCGGCCGGGTCTCCCTGCCGCCGTGGGAGAAGGCTTATGTGGCGGTCTCCGGGCTGGTCGGGGGTCGTGCCTCTTGA